TCCTCATTATTCATGCTCGCTTcaacttgaaaatatttattagtgTCCAGTAATATCTTTACCTGTACTAGCTCCTCGGCGCAGCCAGCCCCTTTTTCTCCTGGGAGCCCCTGTGATTGCTATAAAGGGGCGTTCCGAGATGCATCTTCCCGCTCAACCTGCTTCTGTTCGAATTGCCCGGTTCCCTTATCTCTTTCTAGTTGTCTGCCTGTTTCTCCCTAACCGACTTGACTCCCCCGCTTCCAATTAACTACGACTATAAGACACTATCTAGCCGCTTGCTGGTCTCCTCTTATCACGATGACACCTTGCTCGATTGGGAATTTGATCTTCATATGTAGGGTAGACGTAACGGCCACCATTGAATggatccacggcctccccagaaTGGCCGTATATGGGGAAAATGAATCTACTATTGTAAATATCACTGCCACCTCCTTTCCCCCCATAATCATGGGAAGTGAAATTTGCCTTTCAGGGATTACTACTTTGCCGTCGAACCCAACCAAGGGCGAGGTATGCTTCATCAAGTCCTCATTCTTCAGTCCGAGCCCCCTAAACAGGTCCAGATACATCACATCGGCCCCGTTCCCTTGGTATACCATTACCTTCTTTACTAAAAAGCCATTTATCCTGGCCGTGACCACTAATGCGTCATCATGTGGTTGGATCATCCCCTCCAAATCGTCATCGTCAAATGAGATAGGCTCCCGTGCAAACTTCATTTTCTTACCCGGCAACTGTAGGTCTGGATTATCCTCCACCGGTACTATTGTCAATACCCCTTTCCTCCTCTCGGAAATGGGCTTTCCCGGTGCGACGTGGATAACTTCAATCACCCCCACAAATGGTGGGAGGGGATTTCCCCTTTGCCGAGTGTCTTGCCTTGCAATTCTGTCCCCCGAGTCCAGCACGAAATCCTTTAAATGTCCGACCTTGACTAATTGCCCGAGGTGATCCTTCAGAACCCGGCACTGTTCGGTAGTGTGTCCTTTATCCCggtgataagtgcagtatagATTCTGATTCCTCCTGGACGAGTCCCCTCCCATCTTATTCAGCCACCTAAAATACGACTCGTGTTTGATCCGGTCAATAATCTTGTGTACCGGTTCCTTAAATGTCACATTCACTTCTCCCATCTACGCAGTTGGTTCTTGAATCGTTAGACCCCCTCGAGTTTTGAACGGGAAACCAGTTTGCCGAGGACGGTTCATTATTGGTGCTTTACCTTTGTTCTGCAGCCGATCATCCTCTAATCGCTTATACTCCTTAATACATCTCTTAAGCTGCCGCATGCCTTCAGGAGGCTTCTTGGTCAATGACTCTCGTAACCTGGAATCCTCGGGCAACCCCATCTTGAATGTGCTGGCCGCGACCCTTTCGTTATCCCCACCTATCTCATTGTACAGTTCCCAATACCGACTGGCGTAACTACAGAAGGTCTCTCCCGCCCTCATTTTCATTGACAAAAGCGCATCTACCGGTTGAGGTACTCGGCTACAGGTCATAAACGAATGCTGAACTCCTAAATT
This genomic stretch from Quercus robur chromosome 4, dhQueRobu3.1, whole genome shotgun sequence harbors:
- the LOC126721881 gene encoding uncharacterized protein LOC126721881; translation: MGEVNVTFKEPVHKIIDRIKHESYFRWLNKMGGDSSRRNQNLYCTYHRDKGHTTEQCRVLKDHLGQLVKVGHLKDFVLDSGDRIARQDTRQRGNPLPPFVGVIEVIHVAPGKPISERRKGVLTIVPVEDNPDLQLPGKKMKFAREPISFDDDDLEGMIQPHDDALVVTARINGFLVKKVMVYQGNGADVMYLDLFRGLGLKNEDLMKHTSPLVGFDGKVVIPERQISLPMIMGGKEVAVIFTIVDSFSPYTAILGRPWIHSMVAVTSTLHMKIKFPIEQGVIVIRGDQQAAR